The Gossypium hirsutum isolate 1008001.06 chromosome A13, Gossypium_hirsutum_v2.1, whole genome shotgun sequence nucleotide sequence TTGGTAAGCCCCCGGCTGTTGGTAATTCCCATATCCAGGATAGCCCCCATAATACATGCTAGGGTCTTGGGGAGGAGGTGCATATCCATATGCTTCATATCCTTGAGCATATCCATAATATCCACCATTCCACTGGGCCTGATCGGGTTGAGCCTGGAAGCCCCAATACATTGCCCTCTTATTAGTTTAGAGAAACATGTGTAGCATTGCTTTATTTGTAAGACACTAAAGTTTTAAATACTAAACCTGTTTGCTTGAAGGACTACGTCCCCATGAAAGTCGAACATTTCTTCCTCCTAAAATGGTACCATTTAAAACTGATAACGCTTGCTCTGCACTAGTTCTGAAGTAAATCGCATTAAAGAAACCGTTAataccatgcaataatatttcaAATGCCAAATTACATGAAAGTATTTATGGGTTACCTATTAGCATATTGAACAAAACCACAATTCTTGTTAGCAGGAATTTTTACATGAACTACCTCACCAAGCTGACTGAATATTTGTTTTAACTGGTCTTCAGAAACACTAGGATCCAAACCGCCAACAAATATCTGCACATAAGCCTGTAATATTTCAGTTGCCCATACCAAGAAACAAGTatactaatattaaaaaaaaagatgcaTACTGTGGTATTATTTGGATCGTTCTCGCCAGGATTTCCTTGAGTGTTCTGGTAAGTATCTGTGGATCAAAAATATACGTGAACTAAAATAGAATAGATGATTATAAAGGATGGTGAAAGAAAGTGAAAAGGCATGCATGTCCCATAACAGAATCTTAATGTTTTCATATACAAAAGCTTAACTAATTCAACACACCTCCAAAAGTAAATATTTTCCTGATAACTATGAAAATCCAAACCTGTTAACAGACATCATGTAGTACAGTTACATTATAGCACTACTGCTTCTCTCAACTCAATAATTTTTTCCCAAAAAACACAGCATGGAAGTATACACTTATGGATATAAATAAGCAGTTCAAAGTAATTCCCTGTATGGCATGAAAAGAACCCAATGTAAACCCACCAGCCATATACCAGGCAACAGTTACACTTGGAATACATCAAAGCTTACCTTTAGTCCTTTACCAGGCAAATCCAAAAGCATCAGACTAAATAACTAGAATAACAGCAAAAAAAGAAATCATAATTACACTAAACTCAGGGAACCAGTAAGAGActtcttagttttattttattttccctttacAATAGGGTGAAAGAAGGGAAAAGGAAAATTGAAACAGGGACTTACCTTTTCCTCATCAGGCATGAagcatttcttttttctttcaccaATTTTGTGGAAGGAAGGGAGGAGGGGGAAGAGGAAGTTGCTGGTCCTTAATTTGAACGAGTTACAAAGTCAACTTCTAAGATTACTTTCAAGCAGACTAAACCTATCTGCTAAACTaattgttgagtaatattttaACATTCTCTGCATAAACAGAAGCCTATACAGAGCATGTTATTAACCACAAAATGGCAAGAAGAGGCCTATAGTTAAAAACAAAGTAAATTCTTCTAACTTGATAAATTCTTCTAACTTGATATGAACTACAACATCAAGTGGCAAATAATAATGTTTCCAAAATGCAAGATAAATATGGATAAATCCATATGCAGATAATCATTCATTATTGCCTATTCATTATTTTAGCTTAGGCAATAAAGAAGGGCAAGTGATCCATTTCCGTTGAGGTTAAATCTATCAACTGAATATCCCGTGACAAGTTTTGGGTTTCTTTCCTGACTCAATTTGTCCTTGCATGCAACACAGCAATAGAGTAAGgttgatgaaattaaaataattttaaaaagaagcGCAGATTTGAAATGCATTAGATCAAAACCTGCCCAAAGGTTCAGGAACAGAATGACACATGATAACATGCATAGCAACTTTAGCATGGCTGCTTGAGCTAGTTTCGAGTATTTTGAagcttaaaattaaatgaaacaaaagGGCAGTGTAAACATATGCAAGTATGGATGGGGAACTGATCCATGAttaaataaaaacacattttctgGACAAACGaaaaaaagtaaagaaacatTTAAAGGAAACATGTTGGGAAACTAAAACGAAACTGAATCTGACTGGAATACGAAAAGTAATTTGAGACTGTAGCAAAAATACTGCCACGAGGAAATGAAGCTTATGACATAAACAAAGTAACTGACCTAAAATGAGGCCACGCATTAAAGTGGAATCATTTCAGCTGATATCAGTTCCAGGCCCCCCAAAATGAGAGCCTCTTGGTGTCCTGCTTAAGACAACATagttttatataagttttagcatgttttaatataattataaggGCCCAATCTTACAAAGGCAAACTGGAAGGAAACGACTTTGTATAAATTCTCCAAGCTTTTATTGCATAACGGTAAGGGTTCAAACTTTAAGGAACTCTGACATGTTCGACTCAGATaatgaaaacccaaaaacaaaacaaaacgtaATAACCAACCAGTTAAAGTAATCAAGCATAAATCAGAGCAAATAAATACTATACACAACCAAGTAAACTTCACATGGCATCCGATATAAATAATGAACTTCAAATAAACCACAAGATGTGTACCTTTCTGATACTGCTGACCAGTGAATGGCTTCTTATTAGCAGCTGGTCCAATTCGCATTGCCCTTGTCGAACAATAAATTCCATTCATTTCCGTCATGGCTCGAATCTGCTCAGTTTCATTACCAAACCTCACAAAGCCATAACCTTTAGACCGTCCAGTTGTCCTATCAGTAACCACTTTGGCACCCTTAACAGATGGGTAAACAGCTTTAAAGGTCTCCTGTAACAAGTAATCCGAAACATCCCCAGCTAAATCCCCAACAAAGATGGTGTAGTCAGTGCCCTCTTCTTGCCTCTTATCCCCATATCCGAGAGCGGCCCAATTCAATCTAAAGTTCTGCTCAGAATTTGGCATTGGCACCCCATTGTATGACTGCAAAACCCGCTCAGCTGCCTCTTGCGAGACAAACTCTATAAACCCATATCCCTCCGGTAGAGCCGTCTGCTTATTCCTAATCACCTTAGCTGAAACAACCTAAAATAACCCAAAAGATTTACCTTTGTTTAATTACGACCTTTACTACTTGT carries:
- the LOC107893524 gene encoding polyadenylate-binding protein RBP45C isoform X2 translates to MMQQPPPGGVATPPSMAADQSQTHHYQQQQQSQTWMMMSQQQQQVGQPVPPPSGWNTQPIPPPSQMQQYPAGSAAAGSGEIRSLWIGDLQPWMDENYLMNIFAQTGEVVSAKVIRNKQTALPEGYGFIEFVSQEAAERVLQSYNGVPMPNSEQNFRLNWAALGYGDKRQEEGTDYTIFVGDLAGDVSDYLLQETFKAVYPSVKGAKVVTDRTTGRSKGYGFVRFGNETEQIRAMTEMNGIYCSTRAMRIGPAANKKPFTGQQYQKDTYQNTQGNPGENDPNNTTIFVGGLDPSVSEDQLKQIFSQLGEVVHVKIPANKNCGFVQYANRTSAEQALSVLNGTILGGRNVRLSWGRSPSSKQAQPDQAQWNGGYYGYAQGYEAYGYAPPPQDPSMYYGGYPGYGNYQQPGAYQQPQQ
- the LOC107893524 gene encoding polyadenylate-binding protein RBP45C isoform X1, with product MMQQPPPGGVATPPSMAADQSQTHHYQQQQQSQTWMMMSQQQQQVGQPVPPPSGWNTQPIPPPSQMQQYPAGSAAAGSGEIRSLWIGDLQPWMDENYLMNIFAQTGEVVSAKVIRNKQTALPEGYGFIEFVSQEAAERVLQSYNGVPMPNSEQNFRLNWAALGYGDKRQEEGTDYTIFVGDLAGDVSDYLLQETFKAVYPSVKGAKVVTDRTTGRSKGYGFVRFGNETEQIRAMTEMNGIYCSTRAMRIGPAANKKPFTGQQYQKDTYQNTQGNPGENDPNNTTAYVQIFVGGLDPSVSEDQLKQIFSQLGEVVHVKIPANKNCGFVQYANRTSAEQALSVLNGTILGGRNVRLSWGRSPSSKQAQPDQAQWNGGYYGYAQGYEAYGYAPPPQDPSMYYGGYPGYGNYQQPGAYQQPQQ